The Desulfomonilaceae bacterium genome has a segment encoding these proteins:
- a CDS encoding CoA pyrophosphatase: protein MSDKKLLRHTSLVGFEQSLLRARRLNPKKTFPSNGLITAAVLAPIFQKNGSLHVLLTQRSEMVEHHRGEISFPGGKLDPSDPDLRSCALRETHEEIGIPPDDVKVIGELDDFYTVATKFHVVPFVGVVPYPYKLSLSSREIAAIVAPPLEIFFDPSRRSEDTLIFRGEPVTVVSYRWEGHNIWGATARILQHLVELIESGENEHELN, encoded by the coding sequence TTGTCAGATAAAAAATTACTGAGACACACTAGCCTTGTGGGATTTGAACAAAGCCTTCTCAGAGCGAGACGCCTCAACCCCAAGAAAACTTTTCCGTCGAATGGATTGATTACTGCAGCCGTGCTGGCCCCCATTTTTCAAAAGAACGGCTCCCTGCATGTTTTGCTTACGCAAAGATCTGAAATGGTGGAACATCATAGAGGCGAGATTTCCTTCCCTGGCGGTAAACTCGATCCTTCGGACCCTGATCTCAGGTCGTGCGCCCTCCGCGAAACCCACGAAGAAATTGGAATACCGCCCGATGATGTGAAAGTCATAGGGGAACTCGACGATTTTTACACGGTAGCGACAAAATTCCACGTCGTGCCATTTGTGGGGGTGGTCCCCTACCCTTATAAACTGAGTCTCAGTTCCAGGGAAATAGCGGCTATTGTCGCCCCGCCTCTCGAGATCTTTTTCGATCCGTCGAGGCGGAGTGAGGACACATTGATTTTCCGAGGCGAACCTGTCACCGTGGTTTCCTATAGATGGGAAGGCCACAATATATGGGGAGCCACAGCAAGGATTCTCCAACACCTCGTCGAGTTGATAGAATCAGGGGAGAACGAACATGAACTCAATTGA
- a CDS encoding FmdE family protein → MNSIDGYPDDFTTAAEFHGHVCPGLAIGYAAVKAASGVIGTSSSEDEELVCIVENNSCSVDAVQVLLGCTFGKGNLIFRDWGKQVFTFYDRESGKAVRVALRESSPNREKIHKLRKKIEGAQATDEDKNEMQRLRNEYIEALISEPAKFFDVKEISMAPPEMAQIVETAPCAVCGEQTMISRMIKRGESMVCKGCAK, encoded by the coding sequence ATGAACTCAATTGATGGTTATCCGGATGATTTCACAACAGCGGCGGAATTTCATGGGCACGTCTGCCCGGGTCTGGCGATAGGGTATGCGGCTGTAAAGGCTGCGTCAGGGGTGATCGGAACATCCTCATCCGAAGACGAAGAATTAGTATGTATTGTTGAGAATAACTCCTGCTCCGTTGACGCGGTGCAGGTCCTTCTCGGGTGCACTTTTGGCAAGGGAAATCTGATTTTTCGCGACTGGGGAAAGCAGGTTTTCACTTTCTATGACCGGGAATCGGGAAAGGCGGTTCGGGTCGCTTTGCGAGAGTCCTCTCCCAATCGCGAGAAAATTCATAAATTGAGGAAAAAGATTGAGGGCGCCCAAGCGACTGATGAGGATAAAAATGAAATGCAAAGGCTTAGGAATGAGTACATTGAAGCCCTAATATCCGAACCGGCCAAGTTCTTCGACGTAAAAGAAATTTCAATGGCTCCTCCTGAGATGGCTCAAATAGTGGAAACCGCTCCTTGCGCTGTTTGCGGGGAACAGACGATGATTTCTAGGATGATCAAACGTGGCGAATCCATGGTGTGTAAAGGCTGCGCAAAATGA
- a CDS encoding MBL fold metallo-hydrolase: MKIADNFYIYLWNNPRENNCNSYVIDGKVPVLIDPGLENYVDNLFDRMKEDGFDSSRIQAVIGTHCHPDHFTGAGKFSGSKVKIALSREEEKFMIDEGSKWYASQNKQAPETPVNFYLKEGDLKLGKHEFEIFITPGHSPGSLCLYWTKFKTLICGDVIFRGSIGRVDLPGGNGRQLKESVERLSKLKIDLILPGHGPAIQGAANVQANFQMIKSYFRSI; the protein is encoded by the coding sequence ATGAAAATCGCCGACAATTTCTATATCTATCTTTGGAACAACCCAAGAGAGAACAACTGTAACAGTTACGTGATAGATGGTAAGGTTCCAGTCCTGATCGATCCCGGACTGGAAAACTACGTTGACAATCTTTTCGACCGCATGAAGGAAGACGGCTTTGATTCAAGCAGGATACAGGCAGTTATCGGGACACATTGCCACCCGGATCATTTCACAGGCGCTGGCAAATTCTCCGGTTCCAAGGTCAAAATAGCTCTTTCCAGGGAAGAGGAAAAGTTCATGATCGATGAGGGATCGAAGTGGTACGCGTCCCAGAATAAACAGGCCCCTGAAACCCCGGTTAATTTTTATCTGAAAGAGGGCGATTTAAAACTGGGCAAGCATGAATTTGAGATCTTCATCACGCCGGGTCACAGCCCTGGGAGCCTTTGTCTTTACTGGACAAAGTTTAAGACCCTGATCTGTGGTGATGTAATTTTCCGAGGCAGCATAGGCAGGGTGGATCTACCGGGCGGTAATGGCCGACAGCTCAAGGAGAGTGTGGAAAGACTCTCAAAGCTCAAGATTGATTTGATTCTGCCAGGTCACGGTCCGGCAATACAGGGCGCAGCGAATGTTCAGGCCAATTTTCAGATGATAAAAAGTTATTTTAGGTCCATCTGA